The Lentimicrobiaceae bacterium genome window below encodes:
- a CDS encoding phosphoglycerate kinase codes for MQNIDSYNFTNKRALIRVDFNVPLDENQKITDTTRIDAALPTIKKVLGSGGSVVLCSHLGRPKSKDNDKLSLKHLLPYLDKVLGLTVKFAPDCMGQEAVELSKNLKSGEVLLLENLRFYEEEEGKSRISDTASDEEKLAAKNKVKESQKEFTKKLASYADCYINDAFGTAHRAHASTALVAKFFPNDKMFGKLMEKEVVNIDKVLNSAQSPFTALLGGSKVSSKIEVIENLLPKIDNLIIGGGMIFTFIKALGGNVGKSLVEDDFIDTAKDILNKAKQRGVNVYIPEDVVVADNFANDANKKTESSMQISADYMGLDIGAVSIGKIRDILLSSKTILWNGPMGVFEFPNFQKGTLDTATAIADATDKGVFSLVGGGDSVAAINQFNLANRVSYVSTGGGAMLEAIEGKELPGIKAIKE; via the coding sequence ATGCAAAATATAGATTCTTATAATTTTACCAACAAAAGAGCACTTATTCGTGTCGATTTCAACGTTCCCTTAGATGAAAATCAGAAAATAACAGATACCACTCGTATTGATGCAGCTTTACCAACAATTAAGAAGGTATTGGGCTCAGGTGGTTCGGTTGTGTTATGCTCGCATTTGGGTCGTCCCAAATCCAAAGACAATGATAAACTTTCGTTAAAGCATTTGTTGCCTTATTTGGATAAGGTGTTGGGCTTAACCGTTAAGTTTGCTCCCGATTGCATGGGGCAAGAAGCAGTTGAGCTTAGCAAAAACCTTAAAAGTGGAGAAGTGCTTTTATTGGAAAACCTACGTTTTTATGAGGAAGAAGAAGGAAAGAGTCGTATTTCCGATACCGCTTCCGACGAAGAAAAGCTTGCTGCTAAAAACAAAGTAAAAGAGTCGCAAAAAGAGTTTACCAAAAAGTTAGCTTCTTACGCCGACTGCTACATCAACGATGCTTTTGGTACTGCTCACCGTGCACATGCTTCAACGGCTTTGGTTGCCAAGTTTTTCCCCAACGATAAAATGTTTGGAAAACTCATGGAAAAAGAGGTTGTTAATATTGATAAAGTATTGAACAGCGCACAAAGTCCGTTTACAGCTTTATTAGGTGGTTCTAAGGTTTCGTCTAAAATAGAAGTAATTGAAAATCTGCTTCCAAAAATCGATAATTTGATAATCGGAGGAGGAATGATTTTTACTTTCATTAAAGCTTTAGGCGGAAATGTTGGAAAATCTCTTGTTGAAGACGATTTTATCGACACGGCTAAAGACATCCTGAACAAGGCTAAGCAAAGAGGAGTTAATGTTTATATTCCGGAAGATGTTGTTGTTGCCGATAATTTTGCAAACGATGCCAATAAAAAAACTGAAAGTTCAATGCAAATATCTGCCGACTATATGGGTTTAGATATTGGAGCTGTCAGTATAGGCAAAATCAGAGATATTTTATTGAGTTCAAAAACAATATTGTGGAACGGACCTATGGGCGTTTTTGAATTTCCAAACTTCCAGAAAGGGACATTAGACACAGCTACGGCAATAGCCGATGCAACCGATAAGGGAGTTTTCTCACTTGTTGGCGGTGGCGACTCGGTTGCTGCTATAAACCAATTTAATTTGGCAAACCGCGTAAGCTATGTATCAACAGGTGGAGGAGCAATGTTAGAAGCTATTGAAGGAAAAGAATTGCCCGGAATAAAAGCAATAAAAGAATAA